GGCTCGAAGCCTGCAAAGCCCGACTTTCCGGGCATTGACCTCGAGGGAATATACACCGTTCCCAAGGACTACGAGTACCTCACGAAGCTCCGCGAGAGGGTTGAGGAAGCCGAGAAAATCGTCATCGTCGGCGGTGGTTTCATAGCCCTTGAAGTTGGCGACGAGATAAGGAAGCTCGGCAAGGACGTGACTCTGGTCGTCAGGAGCAGACTGCTACGGAGTTCCTTCGACCCTGAGTTCAGCGAGATGGTCGAAGAGAGGCTGAAGGAAGCAGGAATAAACATTGCCTACGGACAGGTTGAGGGCTTCGCCAGGAACGGGAAGGTGGAAAAAGTCAAGCTCCTCGACGGAAGGGAAATCTCGGCCGATTTGGTAATCCTCTCCACAGGTTACCGGCCCAACGTCGAGCTGGCCGTTAAGGCCGGCCTCAAGGTTACGCGCTACGGGGTCTGGACCGACGAGTACATGAGGACGTCTCACCCCGACATCTTTGCGGTTGGAGACTGCGTGGAGCACAGGGACTTCTTCACGGGCAAGCCCTACCAGCTCATGCTCGCCTCTACGGCCACCTTCGAGGCGAGGATTGCAGGGGCGAATCTCTTCAAGCTCCAGATTGTCAGGGAAAACAGGAGGACGATAGGTGCCTACTCGACCCATATAGCGGGCCTCACCCTCGCGGCGGCCGGTTTGACGGAGGAGCAGGCAAAGAAGGAAGGATTTGAGGTCATCGTGGGCTACGGCAGGGGTCCGGACAGGCACCCGGCGAAGTTCCCGGACACCTCGATGGTAACTGTAAAGCTCATCTTCTCCCGCGACAGGGGTGCGATACTTGGAGCCCAGATAGCCGGTGGCAAAAGCGTCGGCGAGATGATAAACATCCTCGCCCTTGCGATACAGAAGAGGCTCACGGCGAGCGAGCTCTACACCCTCCAGATAGCGACCCACCCGCTTCTGACGGCCTCGCCCGTCGGCTACCAGATACTTCAGGCGGCCGAGGACGCGCTGGCGAAGCTGAGGACGTGAGTTTTCTTTGAATTTCCTTTTTTCACAAATGGTGTACTGCCTTTTAATATTGTATTCTATTGTATTCTTGGAGAAGAATCACGAACCTTGGTCAAACTCTGCGGGACTCTTGTCCCTTGCGTCGAGCAAAGCTCAACGTCGCGCAGGCGAGCAAGCTTTGTGAAAGCTTGACCAAAACAGTATCCTTTTTATTAAATGAGCAGAGATTAGCCGTGCACTAACTAAAGGCAACTTTAAGAAGGGTTTATCTCTTGAATAACCATTTCAAAGCAGTTTCAACTTTGCTTTTGGCGTCCAAAGGACGCCGTTTGAAGAGTGAAACACTCACAAGCAAGCTTTTGGGAAAGGCTTCACCAAAAGTTAGTAGCTCCTCGCTGAGGACCCCAATAAAATCGATTTTACTCACAAAATCGCTCTTTCCAACTGGAGACCACAAAAACAGCACCCTACATGAGGGTTTACTCTCCCTTGACGCCCTTCGGGCGTCGATTCTAAAAGTAAACCTCTGCAAAAGGAACAATTGGAGAGGTTCTCACGCTCAAGACGACAAGTCAATGAGAAAAACTCACCTGAAATATCGCTTTCCAAAAGGGGCTACCAACTTTGATGAAACTTTGCGAAGGCAAAGTTTCGATGGCGCCCCGGCGGGGATTTGAACCCCGGACCTCGAGGTCCGCAGCCTCGCGCCCTATCCAGACTAGGCCACCGGGGCACTGCCCGCTAACCCTTCTCGGAAACGCTTTATAAATTTAACCTTTCCCAGAGACCGAAAAATTTATAAATGCTCCCCGGATGAGTTAGTATCGGGCCTGTGCGGTGGTAGTCTAGCCTGGCTAGGACAGCGGCCTGCCACGCCGCTGGCCCGGGTTCAAATCCCGGCCACCGCACCACAAACTTCTTCTGGGGCTTCATCTCAAAACAAGTTCTCTCTGTCTGCTCTCTTGATACATAAGAAAAGAACATCAGTTAGTTCTCACTGGAGTTTTCAACACTTTTTCCAAGCTCAAAGAGCTCCCTGGAAATCCTCCTCAGCCGTTCGTCGCCCTTTTCTTTGGCCTCCTCGAGCATCTCAAAGGCGAGGAACTTCAGAATCCTGCCCCTCTTCCATTCGTCAGTTGCCCATATCAGCGCGTTTCGTAGGAACTCCGTGTCAACTCCCCTCTCCTTGGTAACCTCATAGGCCACCATCAGCCTCGTTGCAGGGTTATGGGTCTTTTCGAGGTACTTCAGAACTAACTCAGGCTTGTCGAGGTTTTTTCTGGCCAGGAGCGACCCCAGGACATCCGAAACTTCAAGCTCCCGAAATATTTCCTCTGCCCTGGCCGTGTCTCCTGTTTCAAGAAGCCTAACGCCAATTTCCTCAAGGTAAAAGCTCCTGAAGGGCTCGGGAAGCCCCTTTGCGAGCTTCTCGGCTTCTTCAAGTTCACCCTCCTCAATGAGCTTTCTGATGTATTCGAACACGTAGTCCTCGGGCTCTGACTCCTCGCTTTCAAAAACCGGCTTCGGCGGTTCCCTCTTTGGACCCTCCGCTGACCTGTCCACTACCCCGCTCATGACTTCCCCCTTAATCCTGTGGAGCACCGAGCCGGGCATCAGCTTGCCGTCCTTGTAGATGATTCCGTATGGGAGGGGTTTGAGGTCCTCAAGGTCCCTCTCATCGAGTTTCAGGTCGCTCAATCGAATCTCAACGCCCTTGGTCGCTATGGCCCTCGCCAGGAAGTTGCTAACCGCCCTAAAGGCTTTCTTCCTCAGGAATGAGTTTCCAATCTTCCTCGCGGTTTCCAGGGCCTCTTTGAACTTTTCATTCTTGGAAAAAATGTAGGCCAGGGAGCGAAGCGCCTCGTCCCTAACCGAGGGTTCTTCAATGGACAGTGCCACCTCGAGGGCCCTCTCCGGTTCATCCGCGAGGGCTTCTGCGACCCATCTTAGTGCATAGGAGCGCCAGTAGGGGTCTTCTATCTTCCTTGCTTCCCCCTCTGCCCCCGCAACGTCCCCTTCGCTGAGGAGTTGCCTGACGAGTAACAGCCTCTCGTCCATCTCAACCCCTCAGCCCGGGGAACCATACCTTCTTTCCTTTCCTCTCTTTCTCCTCGTCCCACTCGGCGAGTATCTTCACGGCCTCGCTTGCCACCATCGCGGCTTCCTTCTCACCGGCCTTTCCGAACTCGTTCGTAACGCGGTTCGCAAACACTGCACAGACGCAACCGGCCCTAAGCCCGTAGATGTTGGCGAGGGTGTAGAGAGTGGCCGCCTCCATTTCAAAGTTCGTTACCCTCGCCTGTCTGAGGTCGTCCACTATGTTCCTCGCGAAGCTCGGGAAGTAGCCGTTCAGACCCGGTCTGCCCTGGCCAAGGTAGAAGCTGTCCGTCGAGGCCGTGATGCCGATGTGGTATCTAACTCCAAG
The Thermococcus sp. 21S9 DNA segment above includes these coding regions:
- a CDS encoding FAD-dependent oxidoreductase, which encodes MRMKYDVVIIGASAGGITTAISAKKFYPDKSVLVIKREKVGMIPCGIPYIFGTLKSVDDDVLPVEKFLEPLGVDILTDEVTDIDPKRKVVRTRSGKEIAWEKLVLATGSKPAKPDFPGIDLEGIYTVPKDYEYLTKLRERVEEAEKIVIVGGGFIALEVGDEIRKLGKDVTLVVRSRLLRSSFDPEFSEMVEERLKEAGINIAYGQVEGFARNGKVEKVKLLDGREISADLVILSTGYRPNVELAVKAGLKVTRYGVWTDEYMRTSHPDIFAVGDCVEHRDFFTGKPYQLMLASTATFEARIAGANLFKLQIVRENRRTIGAYSTHIAGLTLAAAGLTEEQAKKEGFEVIVGYGRGPDRHPAKFPDTSMVTVKLIFSRDRGAILGAQIAGGKSVGEMINILALAIQKRLTASELYTLQIATHPLLTASPVGYQILQAAEDALAKLRT